The following DNA comes from Sporomusaceae bacterium.
GCCAAGAAGATGGACCGTTTGATAATGGAAGTGCCGGAGGTCGCGATGTCGGTGGGCAAGGTCGGCCGGGCCGAATCGGCGACAGACCCGGCTCCCATCAACATGATCGAGACGATCGTCACCCTGAAGCCCAAAGACGAGTGGCGGCCGGGGATGACGAAAGCGGACATCGAGCATGAGATGGCGACCAAACTTTCCTCGCTGCCCGGTCTCAATCAGGCGTACACCCAACCGATCGCCGGCCGGCTCTCGATGCTGACCACCGGTGTGCGCACCGAACTCGGCGTCAAGATTTACGGCGACGACCTCAAGGTGCTGCAACAGAAGGCTTTTGAAATCGAGAAGGTGCTCGCCACCGTTCCCGGTGTCGGTGACCTGCTTGCCGAGCGGATCTTCGGCGCCCCGTACCTCGAAGTCCAGGTCGACCGCGACAAGGTCGCCCGCTACGGCCTGAACATCAATGAAGTGGAGGACGCCATCGAGCTGGCGGTCGGCGGCCGCGCGGCCACGACGACCATCGAGGGCCGCAAGCGCTTCGACGTGCTGGTCCGCTACAACCGCGACAACCGCGAGAATATTGACGCGATGAAAAATATCCTCATCCCCGTGACGGGCGGTGCCCCCAAGGCGGCCGGCGGCGGTATGGGCGGCATGGGCGGCGGCGGTTCGCCCGCGGCCGCGGCGCCGAACGGCGCCAGCATTCCCCTCGGTGAAGTCGCCCAGTTTCGGGTGGTGGACGGGCCGTCGATGATCAGCAGCGAAAACGCCACCTACCGGGTTATCATCCAACTCAACACCCGCGGCCGTGACGTGGTGAGCTTCGTCGATGAAGCCAATAAACTGATCAGGGAGAAGGTCGACCTGCCGCCGGGCTACTCCGTCCAGTGGACCGGACAGTACGAAAACCAGCAGCGCGCTAAAAGCCGTCTGGCCGTAGTCGTGCCGCTGGCCATCATCCTCACCTTCTTCCTGTTGTATATGACCTTCAGTTCGGCCAAGGACGCCCTGCTCATCCTGCTCAACGTGCCCTTCTCGCTCATCGGCGGCATCGTCGCCATCTGGGCCTCAGGCATGTATCTCACCGTCGCGGCGGCTGTCGGCTTCATCGCTCTCTTCGGCATCGCCGTGCAGAACGGGGTCATCATGGTGACCTACATCAATCACCTCCGCGACCACAAGCCGCTGGAGGAAGCGATAATCGAAGGCGCGGTCACCAGGCTGCGGCCGGTTATGATCACCGCCCTTGTCGCCAGCCTCGGCCTCTTCCCGCTCATTCTCGCCACCGGCACCGGCGCCGAGGTGCAGCGGCCGATGGCGACGGTGGTGGTTGGCGGTCTGGTGACGGCCACAGTCCTGACGCTGGTCGTTCTGCCGAGTATCTATTATGTGTGGTACGATCGGCGGGAGCGGAACGAGACGCAGCAGAAAACAGCTTAAAACAATGGAGGAATGTCCGATGAAGAAAAGCAAACTAATCATTATCAGCCTGGCGCTCATCCTGTCCCTGGTCGTCGTGGCCGGGTGCGGGGGCGCCGGCGACAGCAAGCCCCAGCAACAAGCGCCTAAAGCCCAGTCTTCCATGCCGACCGGCGACCCGATGCCGATGATGAAAGACATGGACGCCAGCATGCAGGACATGCTGAAGCAGGTCAAGGCCGGGCAGATGATGGAAGCGCAGAAATCGGCCGCCCAGATGGCCGGCATGGCCGACAAGGTCATGCCGCATATGACCGACAGCGCCCTCAAGGAGCAGATGAAGAAGGCGGCCTACGATCTCCGCGACACAATGAACGGCGGCAAGGCCGACCAGACGGTGATCGAGGAAAAGATGAAGGCGATGCAGGATATCATGAAACGTACCGTCAACAACCTGCAGTCCCAGAAGCACAATCACTAACCGGTGAGGGAGGGGGCGGGCAGGTGAAAAAGTGGATAGTTGTACTGGCGGTGGCGCTCGCCGCCGTCGGGACGGCTCCGGCCCAAGCCGCCCCGGCCTCGAACCATAGCCAGTTTCTGAAGTCGCTCGAAGGTATCCTGGCCACCGGAGCGGCGATCCCCATCGCCGCCGACATTATGGTGGAAACTCCGGTCGGCCTCAACGCCGGCGTTGTTACGGCGGCGAAATATCTGCTCGGCAGCCGGGTGGTGTGGGGCGGGGCCTCCCCCGCTCAGGGGTTTGACTGCTCCGGGCTTGTGCAGTACATCTTCCGCCAGATGGGTGTCGAGCTTCCCAGGACGGCCGATCTCCAGTACCTGGCGGGAGGATTCGTCCCCAGGACCGCCCTCAGACCGGGAGATCTTGTATACTTCACGACCTATGCCCCAGGGGCGTCCCATGTGGGCCTCTACATCGGCGGCGAGAAGTTTATCCACACCTCCTACAGCCAGGGAGTGGTAGCCGTCGGCGATATGAACGATCCGTATTTCGCGCAGCGCTATTATGGAGCCAACCGTATCCTGAAAACATTTTAATGCAGGGAAGGATGTAAGAATGAACAAGAAATTAATCGCAGGAATCGCCGTAGCCTTGGTATCGGTTGTCGCTCTGAGTTTCACCTTCGGGACAACCACCGGCAGCGCCGCGGAACCGGCCAAACAGCCGCCGATGATGATGCAGCCCGGAAACATGGATCCCAAGGCCATGGCCGAGCAAATGAAGTCGCCCGAGATGCAGAAGCAGTGTGTCGAGATGATGAGAAGCCCTGAAATGCAGCAGGCGATGATGGGCATGATGAAACAGCCTGAGATGCAGGCGGCCATGAAGCAGATGCTGCAGCGGGACGCCGGCTTCCACCAGATGATGCTCGACCTGGTGAACTCGGTCGACATTAATGCAGACCATGGCAATACGTCAGGGAATAACCAGCCTTCGGGCAGTCCCTCAACCGGCTTCGATCACGGTTCTCATCACAGACAATAACAGACACCCAAGCAGCCCGTGAGTTTTTCACGGGCTGCTTTCCTTTAGTCAATAACATAAGTTTTCCATACTTCCTTCATCGGATATTCATAGTGGTATTGTAGGATATTATCAGGAAGACAAATACAAAGGAGGAAAAACCATGAGTAAAAAGATTACAGTGGGCATCCTGTTCGCGATGTTACTTTCAGTGCCGTTCGGACTGTCCTATTTTGCCGGCGCAGACTCCGTGTCGGGCCTGCCGGCTGCAGACACGACGGCCTTCTACCACAATACGTCGCCCGACTGCAACGATCACGTTTAAATGTGGCTGTGCGAGGGCTGATTTCTCCGAGCAATAAAAGCATGCGGACAGCATGCTTTTATTTTGAGTACCCAACGTCCGCGGCAAAATATTCAAACTGATACTCGCATCCCCGTGAAAAAAAGGTTGCCGGCGAAGCCGGCAACCTTTCATATTTAGGCTGCGGTATGTGGTGAATAACATAGTATCTTCATACAACCTTCACGGGATATTCATATTTTTTCGATACAATCAGGAAGTAAAGATTGGTAGATGCACAAGCAGGGGGTAGCAATTTTGAAGGTTCTTGTCGTTGACGATGACGAGAAATTGGTTGCGGTGCTCAAAGCCTACTTGCTCAAAGAAGGATATGTCGTGGATACGGCTCCGGACGGTTTTTCGGCCATAGAAAGGGCGGCCAGATTCCAGCCGGATGTTATCCTGCTTGATTTGATGCTGCCCGATCTTGACGGTTGGGAAGTTTGCAAGGGAATACGGCGGACAAGCAACGTGCCGATCATCATGCTTACCGCCGTAACCGGCGAGGATCAGCAGGTCAACGGCCTTGATCTGGGGGCCGACGATTACGTGACCAAACCGTTCAGCCCGCGCGAGGTGATGGCGCGCATCAGGGCGATAATCCGGCGGATCAAGCCGGCTACCTCCGATGGAGGCGGCGTTCTTAGCCAGGGTAATATCGAACTGAATACAATTCGCCATACAGTGGCGGTTAATAGCGTCCCAATCGACCTCACTCCGACTGAGCATAAGCTGCTGGAGCTGTTCATGTCCCGCCCTGGACAGGCTTTTACTAGGCTGCAGCTTGTGGAGCGGATCCAGGGCTACGGTTACGAAGGCTACGAGCGGACCATCGATTCGCATATCAAGAACCTGCGCAAAAAGATCGGCGATGAGCAGGACAAGCCCGGCTATATCAAAACAATCTACGGTGTCGGCTATAAGATGATCGGTGACGGCCATGAGTAGTCTGCTGGCGCGCATTATGGCGTTCTCATTCCTGTCGACCGCAGCAATGCTGATCGCCCTGGCCGTGATCGTCAACTATCAGGTCTCGGCGAGCTTCAACCATTATCTTATCATGTATCACAGCACCGGCATGCACGGCATGATGGGGGCCAACATGGCCTCCATGATGGGAGGGCCGGAAACAGAGTTCATAGCTTCGTTCAGAAAAGCCCTGACGCTGGTAGCGGCTTTCATGACGGCCGCAGGGGCCGTGGTTAGTTACTACCTCGCTCGCAGCATTTCGCGGCCGGTAATGAAACTCAATAATGCGGTCAACGCGGTTGCCAAAGGCAATTTGGACATTGCCGTGCCGGTCAGCCGGCAAGATGAAATAGGCCAACTGGCGAGGTCGTTCAATTCCATGACGGTAAGCCTCAAAGCAAACAACGTGCTGCGGCAAAGGTTTCTCGCCGGTGTCGCCCACGAATTGCGCACGCCGCTGGCGATATTAAAGGCCAATCTTGAAGGTATCGCAGACGGAGTTGTGAACCCAGATGCTAAACAAATGGGATCGCTGAGCGAAGAGGTGGACCGTTTGGCCAAAATCGTCGAGGATTTGCGTGACTTGTCCCTACTTGAGTCGGGGCAACTGCGGTTCGACTTTTCGGCGGTCGATGTCGACGCTGTTTTGACAGACATTGTCGGCATGATCAGGCCGCTTGCCGATGCGAAGGAGGTAACACTCGCTTTGAATCTGCCCAATGAGCCAGCCTTTGCCTGGGCCGACCCTGCCAGGACCCGTCAGATTGTCTATAACCTGGTCGTCAACGCGATAAAATACACGGGACCAGGCGGCACGGTCACGTTGTCCACGATCACTGACGGCACGAAAACCGAGATTCGCGTCGCCGACACCGGGATCGGTATCCCGCCCGAAAACCTGCCGTTTATCTTTGATTACTTCTACCGCGTGGATTCCTCGCGATCCAAGCAAAGCGGCGGCAGCGGACTGGGGCTCGCCATCGTCCGCCAGCTTGTGACTGCGCAGAACGGGACGGTGAAGGCGGACAGCGCGCCCGGTGTAGGCAGCACCTTCTCGGTCGCGTTGCCGGTGAGACGACCATAAAGGTTTAAAATGGGCCGGCGTAAAATCCTGACGGCAAACCGACATCAGCTAAAGCCGCCGAGCATAAGCTTGGCGGCTTTGTTCGTAAACCACATTAGTTATTAAAAATGCCTTCATAACTAATTCATACAGTTTTGTTATCCTGAATGCGAAATTGATAGACTGGGTTCTGCTTTGGAAACAAAGACAAAGGCCCGGCTTGTTGCGGTAACGGTCAATACGCTGAACGGACGGACTATCGAAGAGTATGCGCTGGACCTCATGCGGCGATGGGGCATCGGTGATAAAACGGCCAAAACGACGGTCTGGGAGCGCTGCAAATGGTAAAAAGGGCACAGCCTGAAATCATCGGTATTGAGCTGGTGCGGCCGCGTATGGTCGGCCCTGAAGTCTGCCGCAGACTACGGAACGAACCTAGTGCACACGCAGTCATCATGCTAACGGGTAGGGGGCAGAAAGATGCCCGAATCTCTAGGGCTGCTGCGGCAGCCAGCGAAAACATCATTACTTTTCCATAGTTCCTCCATACGATTTCCACATTTATCAGCTATGATAAAGCCATAAACCTTAAGGGAGGAACATAACGATGAAAAAGAAAATCTCGATCATTACGGCAATCGTCATGCTGGTCGCGGCCACTGCATTCGCCGCTCCCAGCGACCAAACGGGAACGGGAAACCAAAGCGGGTTTGAACAAATGTATCAATACTGCAACCAGGTAATGCAGCAGTGGGGTAACGGCAATCAGGCCACCCAAGGCGTCCAGGCTCAAGGGCAGCCGATGTCGTACAACGGCGGCATGATGATGGGCGGCATGATGAACGGGATGATGGGCGGCGGCAACTACGGTAATATGATGGGCGGTATGATGGGCAACGGTACATATGGCAATATGATGGGGAGCTTAGAGGTTCGGTAGGTTTGAGAAAAACAACGGCCAGAGCGGCACCGGATGGTGAAAATCGCTCTGGCCTTTTTTATGAAAGGGCTTATAACTGCGACAGGTCGAAGGGGGTTTCTTGGTAGACGTAGTAGTTGAGCCAGTTGGCGAACAGGAGGTTGGCAGAGCTGCGCCAGCGGACGACGGGCTCACGCGTGGGGTCGTCGCCGAAGTAGTAGTTGATGGGGATGTTGATGGGCAGACCCTGGGAGATGTCGCGGTCGTATTCGCTTTTGAGGGTGAGGGGGTCGTATTCCGAGTGGCCGGTGATGTAAAAGTTCCGCCTGCGGGCGTCGGTTACGGCGTAAACGCCGGAAGTCTCCGATTCCGAGAGTATATGAAGTTCGGGGTGGGCGACGATATCTTCCCGCCGGATTTCGGTGTGACGGGAATGGGGGACGTAGAAGAGGTCGTCGAAGCCGCGGAAGAGTTTTTCGTGTTTGAGGCTGAGGGTGTGGGGGAAGACGCCGAACATTTTGGCGGGGAGCGGGTATTTG
Coding sequences within:
- a CDS encoding C40 family peptidase, translating into MKKWIVVLAVALAAVGTAPAQAAPASNHSQFLKSLEGILATGAAIPIAADIMVETPVGLNAGVVTAAKYLLGSRVVWGGASPAQGFDCSGLVQYIFRQMGVELPRTADLQYLAGGFVPRTALRPGDLVYFTTYAPGASHVGLYIGGEKFIHTSYSQGVVAVGDMNDPYFAQRYYGANRILKTF
- a CDS encoding response regulator transcription factor; amino-acid sequence: MKVLVVDDDEKLVAVLKAYLLKEGYVVDTAPDGFSAIERAARFQPDVILLDLMLPDLDGWEVCKGIRRTSNVPIIMLTAVTGEDQQVNGLDLGADDYVTKPFSPREVMARIRAIIRRIKPATSDGGGVLSQGNIELNTIRHTVAVNSVPIDLTPTEHKLLELFMSRPGQAFTRLQLVERIQGYGYEGYERTIDSHIKNLRKKIGDEQDKPGYIKTIYGVGYKMIGDGHE
- a CDS encoding ATP-binding protein — translated: MSSLLARIMAFSFLSTAAMLIALAVIVNYQVSASFNHYLIMYHSTGMHGMMGANMASMMGGPETEFIASFRKALTLVAAFMTAAGAVVSYYLARSISRPVMKLNNAVNAVAKGNLDIAVPVSRQDEIGQLARSFNSMTVSLKANNVLRQRFLAGVAHELRTPLAILKANLEGIADGVVNPDAKQMGSLSEEVDRLAKIVEDLRDLSLLESGQLRFDFSAVDVDAVLTDIVGMIRPLADAKEVTLALNLPNEPAFAWADPARTRQIVYNLVVNAIKYTGPGGTVTLSTITDGTKTEIRVADTGIGIPPENLPFIFDYFYRVDSSRSKQSGGSGLGLAIVRQLVTAQNGTVKADSAPGVGSTFSVALPVRRP
- a CDS encoding TPM domain-containing protein produces the protein MGSALETKTKARLVAVTVNTLNGRTIEEYALDLMRRWGIGDKTAKTTVWERCKW